A stretch of DNA from Bradyrhizobium algeriense:
CAGGCGGCATTGACCAGGGCGGTCGCCACGGCGCCGCAATCGAAGGGCGTATCGTCGCTGCCATCAAGCACGCGGTCATAGGTAATGATCACGCAGACGGGCGCGTCGAATTGGCGGAAGCCGCGCAGCACCCAGTCCTGGCGCTTGTCCTTGTTGTCGCGCTCGATCCCCATCGCGGAGAATAATTGCTTGGCGACACCGACCTGCCGGTCGCGGTGCTTGCCTGCAAAGGCCTGGCCCGCGCGGAACTCGCGCGACTGCGGGATGCCCGCCACCATCCGCTCGGTATTGCCGGCGCGAATTCGATCCAGCGGTTCGCCTGATATGACGTAGAAATTCCAGGGCTGGGTGTTCATCGACGACGGGGCGCGCATCGCCAAACCAATGATTTCCGCAATCAGCGCCTTGGGTACCGGATCGGGTTTGTAGCCGCGAATACTCCGGCGACCGAGGATAACGTCATCAAACTGCATCTGTGTGGGAGTCCCCTGATAAGTTCTGAAACAGCCGGGATTTTCGCGGTTTCTGCACTCTCGCGCAAGCGACGGCGGCGTGTCCTCAACGGTCCAGCCACGCGAAACATGATCGCATCGATATTGCGCGCACGCAGTCGTTTGGCGAATTCTGGGATGATGAAATTGTGCCGCTGATTTGCCCGACGTGTCAAGTTTTCGGTCCAAACTGTCGGTTGCGGCGGCCGCCGGCTACTTTGCATGGGGTTGTTTTCGATATTTTTGATGGGAGCCGACTCGGCGCGACGGCACCGTCCGGAAGGCGCGTAGGCTTTTCAGGCTGTTGCTCAAATCGTAGGTTTTGGTTTGAAAAGGTCGAAAATACTTGATCTTTCAATCTGGATTGACTGACACTCTCTCCGCCATCGATTTCGGACAGCGCAGAAGTCCTTCAGAATGAAGCGTTTGTTGAGCCACCGGTTTTCATGGTGGAGCACTCCAGGCCCGTCTCATGGCTTCGCTGCGCGCTCTGCTCGGACACTGGCGCACGCAGCAGACGGTGGCGGCGGAGTAGAGCTCTGTCTCCACGCGCGAGCGCAAGGCGATCAATAGTCCGTCGATACGCTGAGCGCGCGCCACCTCTCGAGTTCTTCGAGGCGCTGACGATCGGCTGCCGCGATCGCGTCGACCGCATCGCTGCCGAGCGCAACCCGCAGAGGTGGACGATCCAGCTCCGCGAGCTTGAGGATGAGGGCAGCCGCCTTGGCGGGATCGCCGGGCTGGCGGCCATCGTAAGCGCGCTGCATCCTCACGGCAGCGCCGACGACGGGGGCGTACTCGCTACGCCCTTCATCGGCCGCATGCGCGGCCTGGGCAAAGCCGGTGCGGAGGCCGCCGGGCTCCACGATCGTCACGTGCACGCCGACCAACGCCATCTCGCGGGCGAGCGACTCCGAGAAACCTTCGATCCCCCATTTCGCGGCGGAGTAGGCCGCACGCGCTGGTGCGCCGATCCTGCCGCCGACGGACGAGAGCTGCACGATGTGCCCGCGGCGCTGCCGGCGCAGAACGGGGATCGCAGCCTTGGTGACGATGATGGTCCCGAGCAGGTTGACTT
This window harbors:
- a CDS encoding nitroreductase translates to MQFDDVILGRRSIRGYKPDPVPKALIAEIIGLAMRAPSSMNTQPWNFYVISGEPLDRIRAGNTERMVAGIPQSREFRAGQAFAGKHRDRQVGVAKQLFSAMGIERDNKDKRQDWVLRGFRQFDAPVCVIITYDRVLDGSDDTPFDCGAVATALVNAAWSRGLGAVINSQGIMQSPVVREHAGIADDQVIMKSIALGWPDETFPANAVVSERKSVEEATVFVGFEK
- a CDS encoding SDR family NAD(P)-dependent oxidoreductase; amino-acid sequence: MKTWFISGSSRGLGRAILEAVLAVGDRVVASARDPEPLQPLLERFGESLRIARLDVTDDTAAQAAVRLAEQAFGGLDVLVNNAGYGDLGSVEDTSLDSFRQQIEVNLLGTIIVTKAAIPVLRRQRRGHIVQLSSVGGRIGAPARAAYSAAKWGIEGFSESLAREMALVGVHVTIVEPGGLRTGFAQAAHAADEGRSEYAPVVGAAVRMQRAYDGRQPGDPAKAAALILKLAELDRPPLRVALGSDAVDAIAAADRQRLEELERWRALSVSTDY